One genomic region from Reichenbachiella ulvae encodes:
- a CDS encoding peroxiredoxin family protein, with amino-acid sequence MKKLVLLAMTLVLMHCEGKKTRESSSQQNEIVEVVEAPKALEVGDQAIDFKLINLDGDSIALSDFRGKYVLLNFWKADCGACRTKHPYMLDVYQEYKDKGFEVVGVTMDQFRSRWSAAVSEDSITWTTVSDLQGIYAAVPRAYGVNYIPRNFLIDPEGVILLDDLSSFDLETHLKELIGG; translated from the coding sequence ATGAAAAAGCTAGTTCTTCTAGCAATGACACTTGTGTTGATGCACTGCGAAGGGAAGAAAACCAGGGAATCTTCTTCTCAACAAAATGAAATCGTAGAAGTAGTTGAAGCTCCAAAGGCACTTGAAGTAGGTGATCAGGCCATTGATTTCAAGCTGATTAATCTTGATGGAGATTCAATAGCCTTATCTGATTTCAGAGGCAAATATGTACTGCTCAACTTTTGGAAAGCAGACTGCGGGGCATGTCGAACCAAACATCCTTATATGTTGGATGTGTATCAGGAATACAAGGATAAAGGCTTTGAGGTTGTGGGAGTAACCATGGATCAATTTAGATCTCGTTGGAGCGCTGCAGTTAGCGAAGATTCTATCACCTGGACGACTGTTAGTGACCTACAGGGGATTTATGCAGCAGTTCCACGGGCATACGGAGTGAATTATATTCCCAGAAATTTTTTGATCGATCCGGAGGGGGTGATTCTGCTTGATGATCTGTCTAGTTTTGATTTAGAGACACATCTTAAGGAATTAATTGGTGGATGA
- a CDS encoding alpha/beta hydrolase family protein, whose translation MRIFEIIILLTVTVLPFVKRRLLWRIPSNYVLIFLGIIMSLHLLLEGWRWQMFPAYLLFILLVWRIQAVDASNTVRLTFLRILGFVGLILVAFIAWLLPSVLPVFHLPEPRGAYAVGTESVYVQTDRDEIITQDPNDKRELMYKIWYPSQADVSSLDGDDYIDQASREGFATKYGLPPSALNYLDRVETYVHPGIPVADGNFPVLIFSHGYGSKATGYYALLTEIASQGYVIINMNHTYESLGTTFPDGRKKYFDYDFQREISANGMDAMYPLIDAFKNGLSYEERHPIVKKAVKEFYESQSVDRWAEDMIYTIDLLEQWNSGGTLKGHLDLNSIGVLGHSNGGGAAGKVPLLDNRVKAAANIDGITWGNLIDTTYQLPFLYVSADWPAEHEDVNSHIYNNKSTDYFYETKLLKSGHPNFMDIPFMIPVKSLAGTGEIDPYRGMEIVTRLVTSFFDKHLKGDQGANPESIGEQFEELEMKVYKGDSIQ comes from the coding sequence ATGAGAATTTTCGAAATTATTATTCTATTGACAGTGACTGTTTTGCCCTTTGTCAAACGACGATTGTTGTGGCGCATCCCGTCCAATTATGTGCTTATTTTTTTAGGAATCATAATGTCCCTTCACTTGCTACTAGAAGGTTGGCGCTGGCAGATGTTTCCGGCCTATTTATTATTCATTCTATTGGTCTGGAGGATTCAGGCGGTTGATGCATCCAATACAGTTCGATTGACTTTTCTACGGATACTGGGTTTTGTCGGGCTTATTTTGGTGGCCTTTATAGCCTGGTTGTTACCGAGTGTTTTACCGGTGTTCCACTTGCCAGAACCGCGTGGTGCCTATGCGGTAGGAACAGAATCTGTCTATGTACAGACAGACCGAGACGAAATCATCACCCAGGATCCAAATGATAAAAGGGAGCTTATGTATAAGATTTGGTATCCGAGTCAGGCCGATGTGTCTTCTCTGGATGGGGATGACTACATCGATCAGGCGAGTCGAGAAGGCTTTGCGACCAAGTACGGCTTGCCGCCTTCAGCGCTCAACTATCTGGATAGAGTAGAGACCTATGTTCACCCTGGTATCCCTGTGGCTGACGGTAACTTCCCCGTATTGATTTTTTCTCATGGCTATGGATCAAAGGCGACTGGCTACTATGCCCTTTTAACCGAAATAGCCAGCCAGGGTTATGTGATCATCAATATGAATCACACTTATGAAAGCCTGGGGACTACATTTCCTGATGGAAGAAAGAAGTACTTTGACTATGATTTTCAAAGAGAAATCTCGGCCAATGGAATGGATGCCATGTATCCTCTCATCGATGCCTTCAAAAATGGCTTGTCTTATGAGGAACGTCATCCCATTGTAAAGAAGGCAGTAAAGGAGTTTTACGAAAGCCAATCGGTGGATCGATGGGCAGAGGATATGATCTATACGATTGATCTCCTGGAACAGTGGAATTCTGGCGGGACGCTCAAGGGGCATCTCGATCTAAACAGTATAGGAGTGTTGGGTCACTCCAATGGAGGAGGAGCCGCAGGTAAAGTGCCATTGCTGGACAATCGTGTCAAGGCTGCTGCCAATATCGATGGGATTACCTGGGGCAATCTGATTGACACGACCTATCAACTGCCCTTCTTGTATGTGTCGGCAGACTGGCCAGCAGAGCATGAGGATGTCAATTCTCACATCTATAACAATAAAAGTACGGATTACTTTTACGAGACCAAATTGCTGAAATCCGGTCATCCTAACTTTATGGATATTCCTTTTATGATCCCAGTCAAGTCACTGGCAGGAACGGGAGAGATCGACCCCTATCGAGGGATGGAGATCGTAACCCGTTTGGTTACTTCCTTTTTTGATAAGCACCTGAAGGGTGATCAGGGAGCAAATCCTGAGAGTATAGGAGAACAGTTCGAAGAATTGGAAATGAAAGTTTACAAGGGAGATTCCATTCAGTAG